A region from the Nitrospira sp. genome encodes:
- a CDS encoding helix-turn-helix domain-containing protein, with amino-acid sequence MTPPSLDQLIQDPAKAAILPPEIAQALLIGLASLQPLLVQRALMGSSDKVGEEDLLTIDQVAARLNLSQYRAYELCRQGELKAIRLGKSVRVKPSDLQAYVAQHGS; translated from the coding sequence ATGACACCACCGAGCCTTGATCAATTGATCCAGGATCCCGCAAAAGCGGCGATCTTGCCACCGGAGATCGCGCAGGCACTGTTGATCGGACTCGCGTCGCTTCAGCCATTGCTGGTTCAGCGTGCGCTGATGGGATCATCTGACAAAGTAGGGGAGGAGGATTTGCTCACGATCGATCAAGTCGCGGCAAGGCTGAATCTCAGTCAATATCGCGCCTATGAATTGTGCCGTCAAGGAGAGCTGAAAGCCATTCGACTGGGAAAATCGGTTAGGGTGAAACCGTCCGACTTGCAAGCCTATGTGGCGCAACATGGCAGTTGA